The following coding sequences are from one Capsicum annuum cultivar UCD-10X-F1 chromosome 3, UCD10Xv1.1, whole genome shotgun sequence window:
- the LOC107866145 gene encoding probable serine/threonine-protein kinase At1g01540: protein MYFNFSSVKQRLFEPIPFFGIKLWVAILTCIVLLVLVYALFITPCVITTRRRRKARNALKPMVSKDVIDLETAGTIHSQPPVAFDARPSYYQFTLAEIEAATNNFANKNVVVCGDYAIVYHAIMFGSTRVAVKRLLSSRAKAKEFTREVDVLLNLRHKNLVKLLGYCFEGYYRVVVDEYVDNGNLGQWLHDCTSEVSPLTWNMRMNIVLGIAKGLAYLHEDTEPAIIHKHLKSSSILLDKQWNPKISDFGITNLLGSGERRYPITPPTGMSGYLAPEYLSMRILDDKSDVYSFGILIMEIVSGKPSIEYTVTEIEEYLVDWMKSMVASQQYDQIVDPKLPEMPCTKELKIILLVALKCVDPDVNNRPKMGQVIHMLQPRDLLLTNVMS, encoded by the exons ATGTATTTCAACTTTTCATCCGTCAAACAGAGGCTCTTTGAGCCAATTCCATTCTTTGGGATCAAATTATGGGTTGCAATTCTCACTTGTATTGTTCTTTTGGTCCTCGTCTATGCGCTCTTCATCACTCCGTGTGTCATCACAACTAGGCGACGCCGTAAAGCACGTAATGCCTTGAAGCCAATGGTTTCAAAAGATGTGATTGATTTAGAGACAGCAGGGACTATACATTCCCAGCCTCCTGTTGCTTTTGATGCTAGGCCTAGTTATTACCAATTTACATTGGCAGAGATTGAAGCAGCAACAAATAACTTTGCCAATAAAAATGTAGTTGTTTGTGGAGATTATGCAATTGTCTATCATGCTATCATGTTCGGCAGTACTAGAGTTGCAGTAAAGCGGTTGCTCAGTAGCAG GGCTAAAGCAAAGGAATTTACACGGGAGGTAGATGTATTATTGAATCTCAGACACAAAAACTTAGTGAAATTGCTTGGCTATTGTTTTGAAGGATACTACAG GGTAGTTGTGGACGAGTACGTAGACAATGGCAATTTAGGACAGTGGCTTCATGACTGCACCAGTGAAGTTAGCCCCTTAACTTGGAATATGCGGATGAACATTGTGCTAGGAATTGCCAAAGG GTTGGCTTACCTTCATGAGGATACTGAACCAGCAATAATACATAAACACCTTAAGTCTAGTAGCATATTGCTCGATAAGCAGTGGAATCCAAAGATATCTGATTTTGGTATCACCAATCTTTTAGGTTCTGGTGAACGGAGGTATCCAATAACGCCCCCTACTGGAATGTCAGG CTATCTTGCACCAGAATATTTATCGATGAGAATATTAGACGACAAGAGTGATGTTTACAGTTTTGGTATACTTATCATGGAGATTGTATCTGGAAAGCCTTCAATAGAGTACACTGTCACAGAAAttgag GAATATTTAGTTGACTGGATGAAGTCAATGGTGGCAAGCCAACAATATGATCAAATAGTGGATCCAAAGTTACCAGAAATGCCTTGTACGAAAGAACTGAAAATAATTCTGCTCGTTGCTCTTAAATGTGTTGATCCAGATGTTAACAACAGGCCTAAAATGGGACAAGTGATCCACATGCTGCAGCCGCGTGATTTACTACTCACCAATGTAATGTCATAA